A region of Arthrobacter sp. FB24 DNA encodes the following proteins:
- a CDS encoding TDT family transporter: MGTLLLTADKHHPAPSAQTPGGRTGGRRVLRRLEKPSELFANLTPNWFASIMGTGIVATAAATLPLQFPGLRTGATVVWALASMLLILLTTATVVHWIRHRETAQSHHSHPVMAHFYGAPPMALLTVGAGTLLLGKDVLGEQLALGIDTVLWVAGTVLGLASAVAVPYLQFTRHQVTQDSAFGGWLMPVVPPMVSASTGALLLPYVPAGQARLSLLMGCYAMFGLSLLASIIITTLIWNRLAGHKIGAAAAVPTLWIVLGPLGQSITAANLLGGNAHLAVSGTLAQAMEALGVLYGVPVLGFALMWAALATAITIRTARRGLPFSLTWWSFTFPIGTCVTGLTGLAAHTHLAVFDAMAVAGYTLLVAAWIIVAARTFHGSILQGTLFQKPATTAP; this comes from the coding sequence ATGGGAACACTGCTGCTGACCGCCGATAAACACCACCCCGCACCATCGGCACAGACCCCGGGTGGCCGTACCGGGGGCCGGCGCGTCCTGCGCCGTCTGGAGAAGCCGTCGGAGCTGTTCGCGAACCTGACCCCTAACTGGTTCGCCTCCATCATGGGTACCGGGATCGTCGCGACCGCCGCCGCGACGCTGCCCCTGCAGTTCCCCGGCCTGCGCACCGGCGCCACCGTCGTCTGGGCCCTGGCGTCTATGCTGCTGATACTGCTAACCACCGCGACCGTGGTGCACTGGATCCGGCACCGGGAAACCGCCCAAAGCCACCACAGCCATCCGGTGATGGCGCACTTCTACGGCGCACCGCCCATGGCCCTTCTCACCGTCGGCGCCGGGACCCTGCTGCTGGGAAAAGACGTCCTCGGCGAACAGCTGGCACTCGGTATCGATACGGTGCTTTGGGTCGCCGGTACCGTGCTGGGCCTGGCCAGTGCCGTTGCCGTCCCGTATCTGCAGTTCACCCGGCACCAGGTCACACAGGACAGTGCGTTCGGCGGCTGGCTAATGCCCGTCGTGCCGCCCATGGTTTCGGCTTCCACCGGGGCGCTGCTGCTGCCCTACGTCCCGGCAGGGCAGGCGCGCCTGAGCCTGCTGATGGGATGCTACGCGATGTTCGGGCTCAGCCTGCTGGCCTCCATCATCATCACCACCCTCATCTGGAACCGGCTCGCAGGGCACAAAATCGGGGCCGCAGCGGCAGTTCCCACCTTGTGGATTGTGCTGGGGCCGCTGGGCCAGTCCATCACCGCCGCCAACCTCCTGGGCGGGAACGCCCACCTCGCCGTATCCGGGACCCTGGCCCAGGCCATGGAAGCCCTTGGCGTCCTCTACGGGGTGCCGGTCCTGGGCTTCGCGCTCATGTGGGCCGCCCTCGCAACCGCCATCACCATCCGCACCGCACGCCGGGGCCTGCCGTTCTCCCTGACCTGGTGGTCATTCACCTTCCCCATCGGAACCTGCGTCACCGGCCTAACCGGCCTCGCCGCCCACACCCACCTCGCCGTGTTCGACGCGATGGCCGTTGCCGGCTACACCCTGCTGGTCGCCGCGTGGATCATCGTCGCCGCCCGGACCTTCCACGGCAGCATCCTCCAAGGCACCCTCTTCCAGAAACCCGCAACGACCGCACCGTAG
- a CDS encoding helix-turn-helix domain-containing protein, whose amino-acid sequence MGQWTDDVNNMPAAQVAPGLSRMLTLEQVQEILNVKSSLVYALVRSGELPAAQFGGRGIWRVRESDLAAYIEGAFAKTAERIAAGQIPQEHVTEND is encoded by the coding sequence ATGGGTCAGTGGACTGATGACGTGAACAATATGCCAGCCGCCCAGGTCGCTCCGGGCCTGTCGAGAATGCTGACGCTGGAGCAGGTCCAGGAGATCCTGAACGTCAAGAGCAGCCTCGTCTACGCCCTGGTCCGTAGTGGGGAACTTCCCGCAGCTCAGTTCGGTGGAAGGGGTATTTGGAGGGTCCGGGAGAGTGACCTTGCCGCCTACATCGAGGGCGCTTTCGCCAAGACTGCGGAGCGGATCGCCGCTGGACAGATTCCGCAGGAGCACGTCACCGAAAACGACTGA
- the mobC gene encoding plasmid mobilization relaxosome protein MobC — MSDEQAPRRFNLSRRRRENSPAGTKKRRDLWVTAEEEAALVARAARDKVTVPNLLISSALSDAQETTVERRAAIAELMSLHNLLARSSNNINQLARQANATSEFPAEAREALKHIRSVAMRIDRTIEGLMQG; from the coding sequence ATGTCGGATGAGCAAGCTCCCCGCCGGTTCAATCTGTCGCGCCGCCGCCGCGAGAATTCGCCCGCTGGGACGAAGAAGCGCCGTGACCTGTGGGTCACTGCCGAAGAAGAAGCGGCTCTGGTTGCCCGCGCCGCCCGGGACAAGGTGACTGTCCCGAATCTGCTGATCAGTTCTGCGCTTTCCGACGCGCAGGAAACGACGGTGGAGCGACGCGCGGCCATCGCCGAACTGATGTCCCTGCACAATCTCCTGGCTCGCTCGTCCAACAACATCAACCAGCTCGCCCGCCAGGCCAACGCGACCAGTGAATTCCCCGCGGAAGCGCGGGAAGCGCTGAAGCACATCCGGTCCGTCGCGATGCGTATTGACCGGACCATTGAAGGGCTGATGCAGGGATGA
- the ssb gene encoding single-stranded DNA-binding protein, translating into MSGETSTTVAGNLTADPELRFTDAGTAVANFTIASTPRTFDQTRGAWVDGETLYLRASLWRGAAENAAASLAKGTRVIATGALKPRTYTTKTGEKRTVIEFDVEEIGASLRYATATVQRSPKADTDAAEDDRQHEDTHPADHFNLSPRRYSDDELWFGLAANPTGVIDTAGVGIDPTATTGGYSESQSGDTAATIKARGTL; encoded by the coding sequence ATGTCAGGAGAAACCAGCACCACCGTTGCGGGCAATCTCACCGCGGATCCCGAGCTGCGGTTCACGGACGCCGGCACGGCCGTCGCCAACTTCACTATCGCTTCCACACCCAGGACGTTCGACCAGACCCGCGGCGCCTGGGTGGACGGGGAGACCCTGTACCTTCGGGCAAGCCTCTGGAGGGGCGCGGCCGAGAACGCCGCAGCGTCCCTGGCCAAAGGGACACGAGTCATCGCCACGGGGGCACTGAAGCCGCGCACCTACACGACCAAGACGGGGGAGAAGCGCACCGTGATCGAGTTCGACGTCGAGGAAATCGGCGCTTCGCTGCGCTACGCGACAGCGACCGTGCAGCGGTCCCCGAAGGCCGACACTGACGCCGCTGAAGACGACCGCCAGCACGAGGACACCCACCCGGCCGACCACTTCAATCTGAGCCCCCGCAGGTACTCCGATGATGAGCTGTGGTTTGGACTCGCCGCCAATCCGACAGGCGTTATCGACACCGCCGGTGTCGGCATCGATCCCACTGCAACCACAGGCGGATATTCTGAATCCCAATCGGGGGACACTGCCGCAACGATCAAGGCGCGAGGGACCCTATGA
- a CDS encoding glutaredoxin family protein gives MTLTIYTKPAGCFGCTKTKQKFTEAGVPFREVDVTTNQAAFEYITEELGYSQVPVVVYDKDGTENHWSGLNPGGIEQIIAIESHGTEA, from the coding sequence ATGACTCTGACCATCTACACCAAGCCCGCCGGATGCTTTGGCTGCACCAAAACCAAGCAGAAATTCACCGAGGCCGGCGTACCCTTCCGGGAGGTCGACGTCACGACCAACCAGGCCGCATTCGAGTACATCACCGAAGAGCTGGGCTACTCCCAGGTTCCCGTCGTCGTCTACGACAAGGACGGCACGGAGAACCACTGGTCAGGGCTGAACCCGGGCGGTATCGAACAGATCATCGCCATCGAATCCCACGGCACCGAAGCCTGA
- a CDS encoding pyridoxal-phosphate dependent enzyme, with the protein MARRLARQEGLFAGTSSGANVVAALHTAERMGPGSTIVTILCDSGLRYLSTELYRPEKI; encoded by the coding sequence ATGGCGCGGCGCCTGGCCCGGCAAGAGGGGCTCTTTGCTGGCACTTCCTCAGGGGCGAATGTTGTCGCCGCTCTTCACACCGCTGAACGTATGGGGCCTGGATCAACAATCGTCACCATCCTCTGCGACTCCGGACTCCGTTACCTCTCCACCGAGCTCTACCGACCCGAAAAAATCTAG
- a CDS encoding IS110-like element ISArsp5 family transposase, which translates to MPGSDTADSPALGISCCDWEVLVIGNHESIDVFIGLDVGKGEHHAVAVDRAGKKLFDKALPNDEARLREILGSLNRHGSILLVVDQPATIGALPVAVARAAGVTVGYLPGLAMRRIADLHPGEAKTDARDAFIIAEAARTMPHTLRSIQIADEQLAELTMLCGFDDDLAKQATATSNRIRGLLTQIHPALERVLGPRLDHPALLDLLRTWPTPDALRHAGRRRIASRLTKLAPRMGERLADEIINALDQQTVTVVGTNAATIVLPQLARMLADIRQARDTVFIQVEALVEAHPLHPVLTSLPAVGVRTAARILTEIVGKDFASARHLASYAGLAPVTWRSGTSIRGDHPSRKGNKILKRALFLSAFAALKDPPSRAYYDRKRAEGKRHNQALIALARRRCDTLYAMLRDGTFYEPRLPSAA; encoded by the coding sequence ATGCCGGGCTCTGACACCGCGGACAGTCCAGCACTGGGTATCAGCTGCTGTGACTGGGAGGTACTGGTGATCGGAAACCACGAAAGCATTGATGTCTTCATCGGCCTGGACGTCGGCAAGGGCGAGCACCACGCCGTTGCCGTGGACAGGGCCGGTAAGAAACTCTTCGACAAGGCTTTGCCCAACGACGAGGCCCGGCTGCGCGAAATCCTCGGCTCTTTGAATAGGCACGGCAGTATCCTGCTCGTGGTTGACCAGCCGGCCACGATCGGTGCACTCCCCGTCGCGGTTGCCCGGGCCGCCGGCGTCACAGTCGGATACCTGCCCGGGCTGGCGATGCGCCGGATCGCGGACCTGCACCCGGGCGAAGCGAAAACCGACGCGCGGGACGCGTTCATCATCGCCGAAGCGGCCCGGACCATGCCGCACACGTTGCGCTCCATCCAGATCGCTGACGAACAGCTCGCGGAACTGACCATGCTCTGCGGCTTCGATGACGACCTGGCCAAACAGGCCACCGCGACATCGAACCGGATCCGGGGCCTGCTGACCCAGATCCACCCCGCACTGGAGCGTGTCCTTGGCCCGCGGTTGGACCACCCGGCACTGTTGGATCTGCTGCGGACCTGGCCGACCCCCGACGCCCTCCGCCATGCCGGCCGGCGCAGGATCGCCAGCCGGCTCACAAAGCTTGCACCCAGGATGGGTGAACGTCTCGCCGACGAGATCATCAACGCACTGGACCAACAAACGGTCACCGTCGTAGGGACAAACGCTGCCACGATCGTGCTGCCACAGTTGGCGCGGATGCTCGCCGACATCCGGCAGGCCCGCGACACCGTTTTCATCCAGGTCGAAGCCCTCGTGGAGGCCCACCCTCTTCACCCGGTCCTGACGTCACTCCCGGCGGTCGGCGTCAGGACCGCAGCACGGATCCTCACCGAGATCGTCGGCAAAGACTTCGCATCTGCCAGGCATCTGGCCTCCTACGCAGGCCTCGCCCCCGTGACCTGGAGATCCGGAACATCCATTCGCGGAGACCACCCATCCCGGAAGGGAAACAAGATCCTCAAAAGAGCCCTCTTCCTCTCCGCCTTCGCCGCGCTGAAAGATCCTCCGTCGAGGGCCTACTACGACCGCAAGCGGGCCGAAGGCAAACGTCACAACCAGGCTCTAATCGCTCTGGCCCGCCGCCGCTGCGACACCCTCTACGCCATGCTCAGGGACGGCACCTTCTACGAACCACGGCTACCCTCAGCCGCTTGA
- a CDS encoding relaxase/mobilization nuclease domain-containing protein — MIPNITRGSRMSGLMVYLASTDENKTKNAHTDPHLVAGDAAIMAWYDDGVLDRDDALAIAKHLDQPRKAYGVSVQIKDMQWDASKKERVHVGYKDASVWHCSLSLRAEEGSLTDQQWGDIANEFVDAMGFTEASGKAQCRWAAINHGTSENGNHHIHLAVSLIREDGTKASTHGDYKKAQQTCRELEVKYGLEQLSSVHATRGYDRAEKAAAIRDEREMHRASLARKVRASASASATEDEFVRRARATGLLVRPRYAKNTTDVIVGYSVAERPKPGQRPIWFGGGTLASDLKLGALRENWMDSPQLATAAAAEWNAAARNRRTVSKTGPENGTPPEQMWVEYTRNATALADQLRSIPRDDHATWAKAARDVSGAFAAWSHRLETTPGPLAATAAELSRTAQLRSPRQHGKPVALPSIAGTAMLFMAASSKNKSAAQTALMVQLINTAFAVYEMHQQSGRTREAQRIRAVVEQQLAPFTATMPKPVPVDAEQQTASGAAAPARAVDIARRGVAPIRPGSAMPHTPTPATPAKTFQPGRRDTGPGQDR; from the coding sequence ATGATCCCGAACATCACCCGCGGCTCCCGGATGAGCGGCCTCATGGTCTACCTCGCGTCGACCGATGAGAACAAGACGAAGAACGCACACACCGATCCGCACTTGGTCGCCGGCGACGCCGCGATCATGGCGTGGTACGACGACGGCGTCCTGGACCGCGACGACGCTCTGGCCATTGCGAAGCACCTGGACCAGCCGCGCAAGGCGTACGGGGTGTCCGTCCAGATCAAAGACATGCAGTGGGATGCGTCCAAGAAGGAACGCGTTCACGTCGGCTACAAGGACGCAAGCGTGTGGCACTGCTCCCTCAGCTTGCGTGCCGAAGAGGGCTCGCTGACGGACCAGCAGTGGGGGGATATCGCCAACGAGTTCGTGGACGCCATGGGCTTCACCGAAGCGAGCGGCAAGGCCCAGTGCCGGTGGGCAGCGATCAACCACGGCACAAGCGAGAACGGCAACCACCACATCCACCTGGCCGTCTCCCTGATCCGCGAAGACGGCACCAAAGCATCGACCCACGGCGACTACAAGAAGGCACAGCAGACCTGCCGTGAGCTGGAGGTCAAGTACGGCCTCGAACAGCTCTCCAGCGTGCACGCCACCCGCGGCTACGACCGCGCCGAGAAGGCCGCCGCTATCCGCGACGAACGCGAGATGCACCGGGCCTCCCTGGCACGAAAGGTACGTGCCAGCGCCAGCGCGTCAGCGACCGAGGACGAGTTTGTCCGTCGGGCCCGCGCCACCGGGTTGCTCGTGCGCCCGCGCTACGCAAAGAACACCACAGACGTCATCGTCGGCTACTCCGTGGCCGAACGACCCAAGCCCGGACAGCGGCCCATCTGGTTCGGCGGCGGAACCCTCGCCTCGGACCTGAAGCTCGGCGCGCTCCGCGAGAACTGGATGGACTCACCGCAACTGGCCACGGCCGCTGCAGCAGAGTGGAACGCGGCCGCCCGCAACCGCCGCACCGTATCCAAGACGGGTCCCGAGAACGGAACACCGCCGGAACAGATGTGGGTCGAATACACCCGGAACGCGACCGCACTGGCAGACCAGTTGCGGTCCATTCCCCGCGACGACCACGCGACCTGGGCGAAAGCAGCAAGGGACGTCTCCGGCGCCTTCGCGGCATGGTCGCACCGGCTCGAAACAACGCCCGGACCGCTCGCCGCCACCGCCGCGGAACTGTCCCGCACGGCCCAGCTCCGGTCGCCCCGCCAGCACGGCAAGCCGGTCGCGCTACCCTCCATTGCGGGCACTGCCATGTTGTTCATGGCAGCCTCCAGCAAGAACAAGTCTGCAGCGCAGACAGCCCTCATGGTCCAGCTGATCAACACCGCGTTCGCGGTCTACGAAATGCACCAGCAGTCCGGACGAACCCGTGAGGCCCAGCGCATCCGGGCAGTAGTCGAGCAGCAGCTCGCACCCTTCACCGCCACCATGCCGAAACCGGTGCCGGTCGACGCCGAACAGCAGACCGCCAGCGGAGCTGCCGCACCGGCCAGGGCCGTCGACATCGCCCGGCGCGGAGTGGCGCCGATCCGCCCAGGATCGGCCATGCCACACACACCGACACCGGCGACTCCAGCGAAGACTTTCCAGCCCGGCCGACGCGACACCGGGCCGGGCCAGGACCGATAA
- a CDS encoding LysR family transcriptional regulator: MLSPRIPELSALEMLAAVHDLGSLSAAGKYLGLSQQAVSSRMRSLESQIGFVLLTRTPRGSTLTESGELVAGWAAEVLAAGERLDAGIASLRSDTARQLKVAASQTIAEHLLPLWLVALRRQQESLGLTPTVVELAVNNSEATVALVRSGQAAIGFIESPHLPPDLSTAAVQDDDLVLVVAPRHPWARRRTPVTAGELAATALVTREHGSGTRDALEHLLTTAGTANLAEPLVELSTTAAVRSAIAAGTAPGVLSALAVRDDLALHRLVAVPVRGLPLRRALTAIWQTGPTPPPGPPRDLAAIAAKAASGTGTRPKT, from the coding sequence ATGCTCAGCCCCCGCATACCGGAGCTCTCCGCCCTGGAAATGCTGGCCGCTGTTCATGATCTGGGGTCCCTGTCCGCCGCGGGGAAATACCTTGGGCTGTCCCAGCAGGCTGTCTCCTCCCGGATGCGCTCCCTGGAGTCCCAGATCGGGTTCGTCCTGCTGACCCGGACCCCGCGGGGGTCCACCCTGACAGAATCAGGTGAACTGGTCGCAGGGTGGGCGGCAGAGGTCCTCGCAGCCGGGGAACGGCTCGATGCCGGGATCGCCTCGCTCCGATCCGACACCGCCCGGCAGTTGAAGGTCGCGGCCAGCCAGACCATCGCCGAACACCTGCTGCCGCTCTGGCTGGTCGCGCTGCGCCGCCAGCAGGAGTCCCTCGGACTTACTCCCACGGTCGTGGAGCTGGCGGTGAACAACAGTGAAGCCACCGTAGCCCTGGTCCGATCCGGACAGGCAGCCATCGGCTTCATCGAAAGCCCGCACCTTCCCCCGGACCTGAGCACCGCGGCGGTGCAGGACGATGACCTGGTCCTGGTCGTCGCACCGCGGCATCCCTGGGCCCGGCGCCGGACCCCGGTGACGGCAGGCGAGCTGGCAGCAACCGCGCTGGTCACCAGGGAACACGGCAGCGGAACCCGGGACGCCCTCGAGCACCTGCTCACCACCGCCGGAACCGCGAACCTGGCAGAGCCGCTGGTGGAACTCTCTACGACGGCGGCCGTCCGCTCCGCCATCGCAGCCGGCACGGCCCCCGGAGTACTCAGCGCACTGGCCGTCCGTGACGACCTCGCACTGCACCGGCTCGTCGCAGTCCCCGTCCGCGGGCTGCCTCTGCGCCGCGCCCTGACCGCCATCTGGCAGACCGGCCCTACACCCCCGCCCGGACCGCCCCGTGACCTGGCCGCCATCGCCGCCAAAGCTGCTTCAGGAACCGGCACCCGCCCGAAGACGTGA
- a CDS encoding DUF3105 domain-containing protein, translated as MKPRTTPGSQQRSPTNTKGSKWPARLQRPLIAVGVPLLLAAGALTYGLTANGSGQPTPAAENDPTMIEGVTSYAGLSRNHVQTAVTYPQRPGVGGDHSPVWTNCGAYDRPVQETRAVHSLEHGAVWISYQPGLPADDIAKLARLATNQSHVLVSPFPGQGSRIEATAWGKQLSVTDPADPRLSAFIKAFQQGPQTPEPGETCSGGVNG; from the coding sequence ATGAAACCCCGGACAACACCCGGTTCACAGCAACGCTCACCCACCAACACAAAAGGGTCCAAGTGGCCCGCCCGATTGCAGCGGCCGCTGATCGCCGTCGGCGTGCCACTCCTCCTCGCAGCCGGCGCGCTCACCTACGGGCTCACCGCAAACGGCAGCGGTCAACCGACCCCGGCAGCAGAGAACGACCCGACCATGATCGAAGGAGTCACCAGCTATGCCGGCCTGAGCAGAAACCACGTCCAGACCGCGGTGACCTATCCGCAACGTCCCGGCGTCGGCGGAGACCACTCACCGGTGTGGACGAACTGCGGAGCCTACGACCGGCCCGTACAGGAAACCCGGGCAGTGCACTCCCTTGAACACGGCGCCGTCTGGATCAGCTACCAACCCGGGCTTCCCGCCGATGACATCGCCAAACTCGCCCGGCTTGCAACCAACCAGAGCCACGTGTTGGTCAGTCCCTTTCCCGGCCAGGGATCCCGCATCGAAGCAACCGCCTGGGGAAAACAACTAAGCGTCACAGACCCGGCAGATCCGCGGCTGTCCGCATTTATCAAAGCATTTCAGCAAGGTCCGCAGACACCCGAACCCGGCGAGACCTGCAGCGGCGGAGTCAACGGATAA
- a CDS encoding ParB family protein encodes MPSRKTAAFTPYFTEDEAGQVRAAFLAAGAAEGDASVSDFIVRATMREVKRLQRKHNQGVKWDPVPSGSLRRGQRTRDELRHRNESE; translated from the coding sequence GTGCCGTCTAGGAAGACCGCTGCGTTCACCCCTTACTTCACCGAGGACGAGGCCGGCCAGGTCCGTGCTGCCTTCCTTGCCGCCGGCGCGGCCGAGGGGGATGCGAGCGTGTCCGACTTCATCGTGCGGGCCACGATGCGGGAAGTGAAACGCCTTCAGCGCAAACACAACCAAGGCGTGAAGTGGGACCCGGTCCCGTCGGGGTCCTTGCGCAGAGGACAGCGCACCAGGGACGAGCTGCGTCACCGGAACGAGAGCGAGTAA
- a CDS encoding TIGR02391 family protein, whose translation MTDYGEDYLRRLLDAVGRFEDAFNAWIETQQESDHLSSRGILPTVWAKDGQDPALVRRLELDVAEAAGLAARAVAVTGAYISVAGIGVIDPISNWSFMSSPKAPLAPRDIRMTTANVKGRLEAMLTDAQATSDSSLPSFSPAKLHPVIWAGAAAHWTAHQYRVAVREAAEGLTVHWKQKLKRNDVDDTVFWQQTLSAGEAVDGKPKLVWPGPAEDKTAKSMRGGLEPLAKALNALATGLNLTVRNVTTHTRDELSEQQAMERLAAYSFLAQLLDQCQIERFDSDAAR comes from the coding sequence TTGACCGATTACGGTGAGGACTATCTGCGGCGCCTACTCGACGCTGTCGGCCGCTTCGAGGACGCGTTTAACGCCTGGATCGAAACGCAACAAGAATCCGACCATCTTTCTTCTCGAGGCATTCTCCCGACCGTATGGGCAAAAGACGGACAAGACCCTGCTCTTGTGCGCCGTCTCGAACTCGATGTCGCAGAGGCCGCAGGGCTGGCCGCACGTGCAGTCGCCGTCACCGGGGCGTACATCTCTGTCGCGGGGATTGGCGTTATCGACCCGATTTCCAACTGGTCATTCATGTCATCACCCAAGGCCCCGCTTGCACCACGTGATATTCGAATGACGACTGCAAACGTCAAAGGCCGGCTAGAAGCAATGCTCACCGATGCCCAAGCCACTTCGGACTCGAGTTTGCCAAGTTTTTCTCCCGCAAAGCTTCACCCCGTCATCTGGGCGGGTGCAGCTGCGCACTGGACAGCTCACCAGTACCGAGTTGCCGTACGTGAAGCTGCCGAGGGGCTTACAGTCCATTGGAAACAGAAGCTCAAACGCAACGATGTAGACGACACCGTGTTCTGGCAACAGACCTTGTCGGCAGGCGAGGCGGTTGATGGCAAACCCAAACTCGTTTGGCCCGGCCCCGCCGAGGACAAGACTGCCAAGAGTATGCGTGGTGGCCTTGAACCACTTGCCAAAGCTTTGAACGCTCTGGCTACCGGCCTCAATCTGACGGTCCGAAACGTCACCACCCACACTAGAGACGAGCTCAGCGAGCAGCAGGCGATGGAGCGCCTTGCCGCCTACAGCTTTCTTGCCCAACTGCTCGATCAGTGCCAGATTGAGCGCTTCGACAGTGATGCCGCCCGGTAG
- a CDS encoding putative quinol monooxygenase gives MAPKFGVLALVEAKPGKEQEVWDFLNGGRDIVLGEPGTRTWYAFRASETTFGIFDTFDTEEDRQAHLSGAIPAALGEHGPAMLAAEPDIRIVELIAVK, from the coding sequence GTGGCGCCTAAATTCGGAGTGCTTGCATTGGTTGAGGCGAAACCCGGGAAGGAGCAGGAAGTGTGGGATTTCCTGAACGGTGGCCGTGACATTGTGCTTGGCGAACCCGGCACACGTACTTGGTATGCCTTCCGCGCCAGTGAAACCACTTTCGGCATCTTCGACACTTTTGACACCGAGGAAGACCGCCAGGCCCACCTCAGCGGGGCAATACCCGCCGCCCTAGGCGAACACGGCCCGGCGATGCTGGCAGCGGAACCGGACATCCGGATAGTTGAGCTGATCGCCGTTAAGTAA
- a CDS encoding COG4315 family predicted lipoprotein, whose translation MNTRLSTAMAALSLSALALTGCGASTSTSTGTTSAPTTSAAPADLGTAKTSLGTTVVNGKGMSVYVFDKDVKDSGKSACTGACLSIWPAVTAGSGTPVVEGVTGKVGVITTDAGTRQVTLKGMPLYLYSKDTAPGEVKGQGFNKIWWVINPAGEKISTPAG comes from the coding sequence ATGAACACGAGACTGAGCACAGCCATGGCAGCACTGTCCCTTTCCGCTCTGGCCCTGACCGGCTGCGGCGCATCAACATCGACCTCCACCGGAACAACGTCAGCCCCCACCACCAGTGCCGCCCCGGCAGATCTGGGGACCGCGAAAACCTCCCTGGGGACCACGGTTGTCAACGGTAAGGGCATGTCCGTCTATGTTTTCGACAAGGACGTCAAAGACTCCGGGAAAAGTGCCTGCACCGGGGCCTGCCTGTCCATCTGGCCGGCGGTGACCGCCGGATCCGGGACCCCGGTAGTGGAGGGTGTCACCGGAAAGGTCGGCGTGATCACCACCGACGCCGGGACCAGGCAGGTCACACTCAAGGGGATGCCCCTGTACCTTTACAGCAAAGACACCGCCCCGGGCGAAGTCAAGGGCCAGGGCTTCAACAAGATCTGGTGGGTCATCAACCCGGCCGGGGAAAAGATCAGCACCCCCGCCGGATAA